In Ectothiorhodosinus mongolicus, one DNA window encodes the following:
- a CDS encoding nucleotidyltransferase family protein yields the protein MESSTLYGIPRPAWAKILEVLEQQPKIQGIRLFGSRAKGNFRPGSDIDLCIDAEALSLSEKFALETALDDLLLPWKVDLAVWQMIDQPALKEHIERVGIELDKNGDRFIF from the coding sequence ATGGAAAGCTCGACTCTCTACGGCATTCCGCGACCTGCTTGGGCAAAGATACTGGAGGTCTTGGAGCAACAACCCAAGATTCAGGGAATCAGGCTCTTTGGTTCTAGGGCGAAGGGAAATTTCCGTCCAGGGTCGGATATTGATTTATGCATTGACGCCGAAGCGCTGAGCCTGAGCGAAAAATTTGCGCTCGAGACAGCATTAGATGATTTGCTCCTTCCATGGAAAGTTGACCTAGCCGTCTGGCAGATGATTGACCAACCGGCGCTGAAGGAGCATATCGAGCGGGTCGGCATTGAACTGGACAAAAACGGGGACAGATTTATTTTTTGA
- a CDS encoding nucleotidyltransferase substrate binding protein yields the protein MSELDIRWKQRLHNYELALARLREAVDLSRTRPLSNLEQQGMIQAFEFTHELAWNVMKDYLAYQGSPDIAGSRDAARAAFAQGLVTDGEGWMEMIKSRNQTSHTYNQAVADAITGLIINRYAPLFDDFLTTMKSRSKSS from the coding sequence ATGAGTGAATTGGACATCCGCTGGAAGCAACGCTTGCACAACTATGAGCTGGCTTTGGCTCGGCTTCGTGAAGCGGTTGATTTGTCTCGAACGCGGCCTCTGTCCAATCTAGAGCAACAAGGTATGATCCAGGCCTTTGAATTCACGCATGAGTTGGCCTGGAATGTAATGAAAGACTACCTCGCCTACCAAGGCTCGCCAGACATTGCAGGATCTCGTGATGCGGCAAGGGCTGCATTTGCCCAAGGCCTTGTCACAGATGGCGAAGGCTGGATGGAAATGATCAAAAGTCGCAACCAGACCTCCCACACCTACAATCAAGCCGTTGCCGATGCCATTACTGGCTTGATCATTAATCGCTATGCGCCGCTTTTCGATGATTTTTTGACGACCATGAAAAGCCGCTCCAAAAGCAGCTAA